A window from Apteryx mantelli isolate bAptMan1 chromosome 15, bAptMan1.hap1, whole genome shotgun sequence encodes these proteins:
- the RORA gene encoding nuclear receptor ROR-alpha, whose translation MMCFVLAAMKAQIEIIPCKICGDKSSGIHYGVITCEGCKGFFRRSQQSNATYSCPRQKNCLIDRTSRNRCQHCRLQKCLAVGMSRDAVKFGRMSKKQRDSLYAEVQKHRMQQQQRDHQQQPGEAEPLTPTYNITTNGLTELHDDLSNYIDGHTPEGSKADSAVSSFYLDIQPSPDQSGLDINGIKPEPICDYTPASGFFPYCSFTNGETSPTVSMAELEHLAQNISKSHMETCQYLREELQQITWQTFLQEEIENYQNKQREVMWQLCAVKITEAIQYVVEFAKRIDGFMELCQNDQIVLLKAGSLEVVFIRMCRAFDSQNNTVYFDGKYASPEVFKSLGCEDFISFVFEFGKSLCSMHLTEDEIALFSAFVLMSADRSWLQEKVKIEKLQQKIQLALQHVLQKNHREDGILTKLICKVSTLRALCGRHTEKLMAFKAIYPDIVRLHFPPLYKELFTSEFEPAMQIDG comes from the exons GGCTTTTTCAGAAGGAGTCAGCAAAGCAATGCTACCTACTCCTGTCCTCGTCAGAAGAACTGTTTGATTGACCGAACTAGTAGAAACCGCTGCCAACACTGTCGATTACAGAAATGCCTCGCTGTGGGGATGTCTCGAGATG CTGTAAAGTTTGGTCGAATGTCAAAAAAGCAGAGGGACAGCTTGTATGCGGAGGTGCAGAAACATcgaatgcagcagcagcagcgagacCATCAGCAGCAGCCAGGAGAGGCAGAACCACTAACACCAACATACAATATCACCACCAATGGGCTAACAGAGCTCCACGACGACCTCAGTAATTACATTGATGGGCATACCCCTGAAGGTAGCAAAGCAGACTCTGCAGTTAGCAGCTTCTACTTAGACATACAGCCTTCTCCAGATCAGTCGGGTCTTGATATTAATGGAATCAAACCAGAACCAATATGTGACTACACACCAGCATCGGGCTTCTTCCCTTATTGTTCTTTTACAAATGGGGAGACCTCTCCAACTGTGTCCATGGCAGAATTAG AACATCTTGCACAGAATATTTCCAAGTCACACATGGAAACTTGCCAATACTTGCGAGAGGAGCTACAGCAGATAACATGGCAGACTTTTCTGCAGGAAGAAATTGAGAACTACCAGAACAAG CAAAGGGAGGTAATGTGGCAGTTATGTGCAGTCAAAATAACAGAAGCTATACAGTATGTAGTGGAATTTGCCAAACGCATTGATGGCTTTATGGAACTGTGTCAAAACGATCAAATTGTGCTTTTAAAAGCAG GGTCTTTAGAGGTTGTGTTCATCAGAATGTGCCGTGCCTTTGACTCCCAAAACAACACAGTCTACTTTGATGGCAAGTATGCTAGCCCTGAGGTTTTCAAGTCCTTAG GTTGTGAAGACTTCATCAGTTTTGTGTTTGAATTTGGAAAAAGTTTATGTTCTATGCACCTGACAGAAGATGAGATAgctttgttttctgcatttgttttaatGTCTGCAG ATCGTTCATGGCTTCAAGAGAAGGTAAAAATTGAGAAACTCCAACAGAAGATCCAGCTAGCACTTCAGCACGTCCTGCAGAAGAACCACCGAGAAGACGGAATTCTAACAAAG TTAATATGCAAAGTGTCTACTTTAAGAGCACTGTGTGGACGACATACAGAAAAGCTTATGGCATTTAAAGCAATATACCCAGACATTGTACGACTTCATTTTCCTCCACTTTACAAGGAGTTGTTCACTTCAGAATTTGAGCCAGCGATGCAAATTGATGGGTAA